The Penaeus vannamei isolate JL-2024 chromosome 2, ASM4276789v1, whole genome shotgun sequence region ATTTTATACGGACTGTCATACAAAGAAACGATAGTACATTATACTGGTTACTCTACAACAATACATTATACTGGTTACTCTACGATAGTACATCATACTGGTTACTCTACAGTAGTACATCATACTGGTTACTCTACAATAGCACATCATACTGGTTACTCTACAGCAGTACATCATACTGGTTACTCTACAATAGTACATCATACTGGTTACTCTACAATAGTATATCATACTGGTTACTCTATAATAGTACATCATACTGGTTGCTCTACAATAGTACATCATACTGGTTACTCTACAATAGTATATCATACTGGTTACTCTATAATAGTACATCATACTGGTTGCTCTACAATAGTACATTATACTGGTTACTCTACAATAGTACGTTATACTGGTTACTCTACAATTGCACATTATGCTGGTTACTCTACAATAGTACATCATACTGGTTGCTCTACAATAGTACATCATACTGGTTACTCTACAATTGTACATTATACTGGTTACTCTACAACAGTACATTATACTGGTTACTCTACAATAGTACGTTATACTGGTTACTCTACAATAGTACATCATACTGGTTACTCTACTATAGTACATCATACTGGTTACTCTACAATAGTACATCATACTGGTTACTCTACAACAGTACATTATACTGGTTACTCTACAATAGTACGTTATACTGGTTACTCTACAATAGTACGTTATACTGGTTACTCTACAATAGTACATTATACTGGTTACTCTACAATAGTATATTATACTGGTTACTCTACAATAGTACATCATACTGGTTACTCTACAATAGTACATCATACTGGTTACTCTACAATAGTACATTATACTGGTTACTCTACAATAGTACGTTATACTGGTTACTCTACAATAGTACGTTATACTGGTTACTCTACAGTAGTACATTATACTGGTTACTCTACAATAGTATATTATACTGGTTGCTCTACAATAGTACATCATACTGGTTACTCTACAATAGTACATCATACTGGTTACTCTACAATAGTACATCATACTGGTTACTCTACAATAGTACATCATACTGGTTATTCTACAATAGTACATCATACTGGTTACTCTACAGTAGTACATCATACTGGTTACTCTACAGTAGTACATCATACTGGTTACTCTACAGTAGTACATCGTACTGGGTACTCTACACCAGTGCATTATATTGGTTACTCTACAATAGTACATCATACTGGGTACTCTACAATTGTACATTATACCGGTTACTCTCGGTACTGATTCGGTAACACGACAAACGATACAAAATGACATCAGATCTAAATCcttaattttctttccctttttctcaattCTTTCGTTTTATAATTATCAGCTGATTGATTTCGCTTCCTCGGAAAAAAAGTTATCTTCGGTATATCTGAATATAATGAGATAACACAATGAATTTTACCAAAAACACCTGGTTAGCAATTGCATACGAATATAACGTACGTCACAGCTCCATCTGTGTTCTTAGAAATCGGTTAAGTTGACTGAACCAAAGAGCCTTATTGCTTTGAATACAAGTTTGGCCACTGATCACATCAAAGTTAAACTGGTTAATGCTTGTTACAGGTTTGTTAAACATCACTCTCGATATACGACCTCGTGGATCTTTTTCATAATAAACTAAACCTCTCGTAAGTAGGGATAAACGACCCAGTGGTTTATCGGCTTATCTCGCGGTGAAGGTCACGGGAAGTTTACTTAAATATGAAGTCAATTGGGGCTGGGCGAAGGGGGGTCTTTGAGAATGGCCGCTGTATATCGAACCATGTTGATTGTAGACGTATTGGCATGAATTCATcaataaatggatacatagatgGAGAGCGAGTGGAAaggagaatgcgagagagggagagagggagggagagggagagagagagggagagggagagggagagggagagggagagagagagagagagagagagggagagagggagagagggagagagagagagagagaggggacggaggagtgTCGAGAAATTCTAAACCTATTTGCAGGTTGTGTCAAAGTGATaacatttctcatttatttttgttagcaATAATGATTTCAATACTATATATGCTAGAGGTGTCACTTAAATATAATGCGACGCTGTgtcacataagaatatatatcacACCCGCCACGACATAAACAAATGAGTGACAACATATACATCCGGGACAGCACATATCGAGAATTTATTAAGAAAACAATACCAGCAGAGCGTTAAATACAGTTCAAAAGATTCACTCATGCAAGGTCAatgcctaccctcccccccctccccttctcccctgaccccccccctcccccatctttcatAAGGTGGTTGCGCTCTCGACTTGCAAGTGATATACAAGATGGCGGCTGCCGACCTTCGAGCACGTCGTGTGGAAAATTAAcgaggaaaataaacagaatatcAACACCGCGCAAACTCGTTGGCTAGAGCAGTTGGGTGATTTGTTAGAAGGAAATTCCCCGGCGATAAGGAAATGCTTTTGGAACTAAATAAAAGCGCGTTAAATGTCAATTAAAGTCCAGGGGATTAGCAGATGGCTATTTATGTTGCATGCGTCCTTACACAAAGGTTACATGTAGTGTCACTGTATATTTTATTGTGTGTTATGTTTTCTAAGCCTTTAAAGACAACACTGGGACTCGGAATTAAGCGCTGAAATcaattttgaaatgaaatgagCCCGTTGTGATGATTTATACCCACGACTGTTCATAAAACTGCAGGTAATTCGAAAATAAGTTGCACATTCAGAATATTTCATGATTATCAACACAGCAGTgcttattataacaatattatttgtgattaataatg contains the following coding sequences:
- the LOC138865885 gene encoding uncharacterized protein: MNDLTPSVLGVLTQLYLLLRCSSCCHLGICTVSSIPYKIQADNCCMHILYGLSYKETIVHYTGYSTTIHYTGYSTIVHHTGYSTVVHHTGYSTIAHHTGYSTAVHHTGYSTIVHHTGYSTIVYHTGYSIIVHHTGCSTIVHHTGYSTIVYHTGYSIIVHHTGCSTIVHYTGYSTIVRYTGYSTIAHYAGYSTIVHHTGCSTIVHHTGYSTIVHYTGYSTTVHYTGYSTIVRYTGYSTIVHHTGYSTIVHHTGYSTIVHHTGYSTTVHYTGYSTIVRYTGYSTIVRYTGYSTIVHYTGYSTIVYYTGYSTIVHHTGYSTIVHHTGYSTIVHYTGYSTIVRYTGYSTIVRYTGYSTVVHYTGYSTIVYYTGCSTIVHHTGYSTIVHHTGYSTIVHHTGYSTIVHHTGYSTIVHHTGYSTVVHHTGYSTVVHHTGYSTVVHRTGYSTPVHYIGYSTIVHHTGYSTIVHYTGYSRY